In Aedes albopictus strain Foshan chromosome 3, AalbF5, whole genome shotgun sequence, the genomic window CACATGGTCGTTAAAACTTAGCTTGCTGTCCATAATTACTCCTAGATCCTTGATTGAGTTAACTCGTTCCAGCACTATCCCATTTGCTCTGTAATCAAAAGTCAACAGCGTTTGCGACTTACTGAAACTTATTAGCTTACACTTGATCGCGTTCAGCTCCATTCCGTTTGAGGCACACCAAGCAGCCACAGCGTCGATATCTTGTTGCAAGGCTGCACAATCCACCAGCAAGCTAATGATTCGGTATATCTTAAGATCGTCGGCGTACATaaggtgatgtgagtttattcgtTTAATGTTCCTCCACCGGAAATTGTACCTAGGAGTTGTGGGGgcaaagtggacaacctaagcattttgttcgtttccagtggaaatgcggcaaaatccatctgcttttccgagtaacatggaaggtaatgatatactctagaaatcttgtaagggattgcatttaaaaaaatattgttttctttgattattttcttcaccaaaacgtgcataaaaatagcgtgaaaaaatctctgggggtaaaatggacaagtcgttcaaagttatataacagcatattatttctatgtttttaattaactatcaaatttcatacgattccttttttttttgttttcaaacttttaatacaaactttgaaacacatttaaataattattttaaaaagtatgcaaaaaacaagcactgttttggatgaaaattatatttagttgatataaaatatgtttttataagtttttacttcaactatctcacgatatgtatgacggctgatgattcaggaatttgcaaaaaaatgaaattttggtgaaatttgaaccgattgtcctttttacccccacggtctgattatgttaaaattaattccaaaacttttttttacaaaactatttttttcggtcaaatatagtcTTCTACGTGGTCTTTATTGATTTAGGGTGTAagacttgtaataatttgaaaataacttacgagataaccttagcaatgataagcagattttacatcatttccggttttttacgtgatttttaaagtttttgtcattttgaagaagtttatttgattttaatgttcaaaatcagcaaaagtataatgattcatgcttaggcatgagcttcaatcgttaaaacatgttgaaaaacaataaaacccATCAAATtgcaccctgtccattttacaccagtccactttacccccaccacccctaaggtagcagccccaccacggtggatacgggaccttaggtcaacaacctactgttctcaaAATCCCAAAAATCGTTccagaaaatgaaagattacgacctGATTCAACGGTAACGAATTCTAGCGcggaacaacggacaagaattggaacgtgAAATATATTAACCCTGGgctagggtaaactggcacaactagtcaatgaggtatgccgtatgaagcttgagatcctaggactgagcgaaatccgttggccgaactttggagaacactgaTTGGCGTCGGGTCCAATTCTGCtacactctggcctacgaggtgaacactagtatgggacaaacatcaaattttcgctccagtcgacttttttttattccatttaggtcccatatgatctgtgtaaaatttcagcgcaatcggtgaaactataatttagcgcaagcggttcaaagttttcataggatttactatgagaaAAGGAATACTatcaaataaaaaatcccagaggtcgtcccttgtctccttaattcaaatcgatcaacgcctcttgtagaaaaatcatttatgaaactttccttcgaagaccgcaaaacgattggatgattgtagaaaaagttattgatttattaccgattagtgatccaacgaatggctttttgttttgttttattagcatcactgtagctgctgccttggctgctgctgtttctgggggtagtgcagtgaaattagaaaacaacaaaatgacatttttatgacatttctcATTCCTGGGTATAGGACGGATTATTCCACCATATTTTGTACTgcattttttctgggattacaAATTATAATGGAAAAACATGACACACAAGATAGTCGTTGTGTAAAGTGCGTGAAGCGTGTTTTATTGTTAATTTAATActtttgataaaaaaataaacGTTCGCTACACCTCGGTAATAAATTGCATCCATGAAGaatatattgttttaaatttgtcTCTCGAAAAACATCGCTGCcattaatcgtcatttttgttaaattctaaaCGCTGCACGTTTAAAATCAAACCAGGAAATTATCAAaacaattgcgaaaaaaaaaattcgattacACTTCATTGTTGTTCGAAACCTTGTGGCTACCGTTCTATGACGTCGCaaccgatgcgatgcgatgtcTTGGTGGAGGAGGCGAACCCGTTGCATCAGTGCAGTTCGTTTCCCATTACAGTAATAGGTGCCCCACTCGCAGACAACAGCTTGTACTAGTAGGTAACCCTGAGTATGTGTAGCTTCGTTTCAACAAAGACAATGTACCCATAGCACGCGAAGCGAACCCCCGGTCCGGTGTAGAGATAGAGAGGGGTACATGTTGTTTTTATTTTCCTCGTTTGTTTCATTCCGTTCCGTTCGTATCGTATCCAACGTGTTTCACACTGACTGACCGAAAATTGGCTTCATcggaaaaaaagagagaaaaaaaaatcccattcgTACCGGGCTAGCTGCGTGTCTGTTTGTCTCTCGGTTGCCTCGATACCCCTGGCGAGGCGATGTATGGCCATCAACAAACTTTAGATTTGGTTATTTCCTTTTTGTCGTTCGGCTGGTCTACAGCTTTACATGCACAACTACGCACGCATTTCTTCGGTGGTTACGTCATGGTCAGATTTTCATTAGATTTCGCTTTCGGTCCCGTATCATCCGGCGGGTGAAAGTTGATTCCCAAGAAGGCTTTGTCACTGTGTTATGGTATGGTGTTTTGATAAATTAGAGCGGTCAAATATACATTGATGATTTCTACAAGTAGAatgacgctttacttcccttagtTTATTTTGAGGGTTCTACAAACTAACGATCATAATTCGACGAGGAAGACGATGTAATTAGATCGACTAATTCAGCATAATGAATCACAGATTAAAATTATGGGGAtttcatgtcatgtaaacttttgtTTAGTTATGTAAACCCAATTTCGAAGGTATATAATTTAATGTTATACGTCATGTAATCTCTCTGAgctatgctgaattacatgacatataatggaagtttacatgcacTGAAATTTACAGAACATTTGTCAACTCTATATGTGTGCCGTTTTCGGCAAAAGTTCACTTACGTCGATTTTTTAACTTTCGTTTAGAGTTGAAACCGTTAatgattatcaaaaaaaaaaaagaatacaaGGAGAAGGCGGGGGTCTAAAATGtgtaaaaatgagtctacgtagctaACGAAAAGCATCTATGTAACTGTAAAAATGTTTCACGTGTGAAAAAATGCTTTGGACACGAAGTAACTTATTAGACTAGAGAAGAACGTATGAACTATTTtggattggctttctcagtcactAAGTCAAGACAAGTATTTTGAactgttccgacgtttcggccttttggttgtggccttcttcagggatATATTaacatacagtatgacccataaaaaatgcgaaagttttcaaagtcatcgttcccctacttcgaactgattaaccttgcatgtatccatgggatagtatagtagagccacttatctgataatggcaaaggaacatagactgatttcatgcacatacctttggaaatataacgttgaacatatggatgtcgaaatcgtccacgcgccagag contains:
- the LOC134290736 gene encoding uncharacterized protein LOC134290736; its protein translation is MYADDLKIYRIISLLVDCAALQQDIDAVAAWCASNGMELNAIKCKLISFSKSQTLLTFDYRANGIVLERVNSIKDLGVIMDSKLSFNDHVTSTTAKAFAVLGFVRRNASEFRDAYALKSVYCSLVRSILEYAVQIWAPYRETQIGRIERVQRCFVRYALRRLTRCSCHRTMTDVNL